The genomic stretch TCTGTATAGCAAGCTCACGCGTCGGGGTGAGTATCAATGCTTTGATACCTTTTTTATGGTCTGATTGATAAAGCCGTTGTATGAGGGGGATAGCAAACGCTGCTGTTTTTCCTGTTCCTGTCTGGGCGCATCCCAGCAAATCTTTACCTTTTAATAATACAGGAATTGCTTGTTCCTGAATGGGGGTCGGCGTTGTATAGCCGGTTTGTTGTAAAGCCTTCAAAATAGGCTCTATAAGATCTAATTCTTTAAATGTCATGTAAAATAATTAAATTAGGCCTCACGGCCTGTATATATTTTATGGGAACAAAGGTACAGTAATGATTCTGCCCGGAAGTATTTCCGGGCAGACTTTATGGTTATTTAACTAGATAGTTCCTGCTTAACTAATCGGACGGCTGCCCCAAAAGGAAGATATTTCACAATAACCATCCATATTATATCGTAATCAAAGTAACTCTACTTACAGAACAAATAAACATTTCCACCAAAGTCCGAAACCACCAACGCATTGCCCGATAAGGCTACCGACCCGAAAACAGGAGCCCCAGTAGCGTGTTTCCATACCACTTTTCCATTCTCTTTATTAATTCCATACACTGTACCGTCCGAAGCAGCTACATAAACGATATCTCCCGCCCATACCGCACTGGTTTCAATGGTAGCGGAAGATTGACGACTATAGGGACAGGTATAAACCAAAGCATCCCCCACCGGACAAGTCCATTTTTCTTCCAATGTTTCACTGTCCAAGGCTATCAGCCCTTTCTGTGCAGAGCCAAAGATAATCTCTTTGTCGGTGAGCAACGGAGTAGAAGTTACATCCACATTATAAGGCAAAGGCTTACGAACTATCACTTTTCCGGTAGCCGCCTCTAATATAAAGAAAGATTTATCCGAAATAAGATACAACAAAGCACCATGCATGGCAGGAGATGCCCCCCGATTACGCAACCCGTTGTCACTGGCCGCCCAAAGTTTCTCACCTGTTTGGGCATCATTGCCATAAAGTGCATTCCACTGTGCGGAACCAATCAGCAAACCATTCCCCAAAGTCAGCGTGCTCGTAGTCCCTTCTCCTTGTCCCCAACCTTCATTTCTCCAGAGTTGTTTGCCCGTCCGGGCTTCAAAAGCACAAAGTCCCTTTCCTGTTCCTGCATAAACCATTCCTTCATCGGCCACCAGTCCGTCGATGAGGGCTGGTAAACCATTTACAGGCAATTGCTTTTCCCAACATAACTTGCCGGTTTCGGTATCAATGGCATACAAAAAACCTTGAGCATCTTGGGCAAACACGATATCACCATCAATGGCAATGGAATTTTTAATGGAATTACGAACAGGGTAACTCCAAAGAGTTGAACCATCCTTCCCGTTCAAAGCATATACATGCCCCGCACCTTTTAAATCTTCATCCACAGAGGCTACAATTATTTTTCCCTTGTGTATCAGTGGGGAAGTCATGTAAAGATTAGCTCCGACATTGTGGGTCCATGCCAGTTGCAAAGGCAGATTCAATGGGCCGGAAGCGGGGGCGGAATGTTTCGCATTGCCTAACAGATTATCCCAATCAGCAGAAAACAAAGGAGCCACCTTTTCAGTCCGGCAGACAAAATTGCTTTCTGCCTTAGCTATCTCTCCGTTATTAAAACGAGCTGTTACCTGCAAAGTAAGTTCTTTGGCCACGTGTTTATCAGACAAAGGAAGCTCCCCGTTCCATGACCAGTCAGTGCTTTGCAGCAATCTCTTGTTTTTCAGCACAGGTTTTCCGTCGGCCAAACAGGTATAGAGCACTTCTTTCACCGGTGACACGGAAGAATACACATTGACAGCTACCGGAAGAACACCCGAAGCCATCACTCCGGCAGGCGAAGCGATACAGATATTCTTGTCCAAATAGGTATAACGGAGCTCGGAAGTGAAATCTCCCTTACTATCTACGTGCATCACACGAAAAGCGGTAGTGGAATGATCTATTCCTCCTTTATCCAATGAGGAAGTACAAACACTGTAAACATCTCCCTGTTTTTTCACATAGTTAATATGCCAATGACCATATACCCACGCTTTCAGGTTATGTTCATTCAAATTAATGCTTCCCGCATTCTTGCTTTTAAAAATAAAAGCATCCTCGTAGGTCAGTAAATCATGATTGAAAACAACAACGGGAGTTCCGGGGCGGATATGCGCCAAATCATTTTTCAACCAACGGCAGACATCATCGGCGGTATAGCCGGGAGCATGATCTCCTCCGGGCATCGGAGTGACAATATAGTGCACATTCCCTGCATCAAAAGAATAATATACCGGTCCGTAAATGCTTTCAAAGAGTTCTTCGCCATACTTCCCCTTTACCAAATCATGATTTCCGATGCAATAGAAGACAGGACAGTCCATATTTTCCGTATTCATCAGTTTGATATGAGCCTTCAAGCCTTTTTCATAGCAGATATCCCCGGTATGAATGATAAAAGCCGCCTGTTCATTCCTGGCATAGTCACGCACATTATTCACCCAGTCTTCATGGTTTTCCGTATTAAATATTTCAGTATCAGCAATATGAATGTACTTGTGAGAACCATCCTTGCGAATCCGTCCACTATAAGGCATCAAGCCGAAATCATAACCGGACTGTTTCTCTTCTATTTTATGATAATGACGATTAAATGTTTTATATCCCGAAGGAGTGGTAATGAAAATAAAACGCTCACGTTCATGACCGGGTA from Phocaeicola dorei encodes the following:
- a CDS encoding PQQ-binding-like beta-propeller repeat protein, which translates into the protein MKKTFLLSCLMLAAMPVMAAYTGRVYVDKNKNGVFDPGEKTWAGIKVSDGLNVVETAADGSFTLPGHERERFIFITTPSGYKTFNRHYHKIEEKQSGYDFGLMPYSGRIRKDGSHKYIHIADTEIFNTENHEDWVNNVRDYARNEQAAFIIHTGDICYEKGLKAHIKLMNTENMDCPVFYCIGNHDLVKGKYGEELFESIYGPVYYSFDAGNVHYIVTPMPGGDHAPGYTADDVCRWLKNDLAHIRPGTPVVVFNHDLLTYEDAFIFKSKNAGSINLNEHNLKAWVYGHWHINYVKKQGDVYSVCTSSLDKGGIDHSTTAFRVMHVDSKGDFTSELRYTYLDKNICIASPAGVMASGVLPVAVNVYSSVSPVKEVLYTCLADGKPVLKNKRLLQSTDWSWNGELPLSDKHVAKELTLQVTARFNNGEIAKAESNFVCRTEKVAPLFSADWDNLLGNAKHSAPASGPLNLPLQLAWTHNVGANLYMTSPLIHKGKIIVASVDEDLKGAGHVYALNGKDGSTLWSYPVRNSIKNSIAIDGDIVFAQDAQGFLYAIDTETGKLCWEKQLPVNGLPALIDGLVADEGMVYAGTGKGLCAFEARTGKQLWRNEGWGQGEGTTSTLTLGNGLLIGSAQWNALYGNDAQTGEKLWAASDNGLRNRGASPAMHGALLYLISDKSFFILEAATGKVIVRKPLPYNVDVTSTPLLTDKEIIFGSAQKGLIALDSETLEEKWTCPVGDALVYTCPYSRQSSATIETSAVWAGDIVYVAASDGTVYGINKENGKVVWKHATGAPVFGSVALSGNALVVSDFGGNVYLFCK